From the Oncorhynchus nerka isolate Pitt River linkage group LG28, Oner_Uvic_2.0, whole genome shotgun sequence genome, one window contains:
- the LOC115113171 gene encoding cyclin-dependent kinase 1-like — protein MAQPGTMDDYVKIEKIGEGTYGVVYKGRHKSTGQVVAMKKIRLESEEEGVPSTAVREISLLKELAHPNVVRLLDVLMQESRLYLIFEFLSMDLKKYLDSIPSGQYMDPMLVKSYLYQILEGILFCHCRRVLHRDLKPQNLLIDNKGVIKLADFGLARAFGVPVRVYTHEVVTLWYRAPEVLLGAARYSTPVDVWSIGTIFAELATKKPLFHGDSEIDQLFRIFRALGTPNNDIWPEVESLPDYKNTFPKWKSGNLSSMVKNLDKNGIDLLAKTLIYDPPKRISARQAMSHPYFDDLDKTTLPASTVTQ, from the exons ATGGCACAACCG GGAACAATGGATGATTACGTGAAAATAGAGAAAATCGGAGAAG GTACCTATGGGGTTGTGTACAAAGGCAGACACAAGTCGACAGGCCAGGTAGTGGCCATGAAGAAGATCCGActggagagtgaggaggagggagtgcCAAGCACAGCTGTCAGAGAGATCTCTCTGCTCAAAGAGCTAGCGCACCCTAATGTTGTACG CCTTCTAGATGTGCTGATGCAGGAGTCCAGACTGTACCTCATCTTTGAGTTCCTTTCCATGGACCTGAAGAAATACCTAGACTCTATCCCCTCGGGCCAGTACATGGACCCCATGCTTGTGAAG AGCTATCTGTACCAGATCTTGGAGGGCATCCTGTTCTGCCACTGTAGAAGGGTCCTCCACAGAGACCTGAAGCCCCAGAACCTGCTGATTGACAACAAGGGAGTGATCAAGCTGGCAGACTTTGGGTTGGCCAGAGCCTTCGGAGTGCCAGTCCGGGTATATACCCACGAG GTTGTGACACTGTGGTACAGGGCTCCTGAGGTTCTGCTGGGTGCCGCACGGTACTCCACCCCTGTGGATGTCTGGAGTATCGGGACCATCTTTGCGGAATTGGCCACAAAGAAACCACTTTTCCATGGAGACTCAGAGATTGACCAGCTCTTCAGGATCTTcag GGCCCTTGGTACTCCTAACAATGACATCTGGCCAGAGGTAGAATCTCTGCCTGACTACAAGAACACGTTCCCCAAGTGGAAGTCAGGGAATCTGTCCTCCATGGTGAAAAACCTAGATAAGAATGGCATTGATCTGCTCGCT AAAACGCTGATCTATGACCCACCCAAGAGGATCTCTGCTAGACAGGCTATGAGCCATCCATACTTTGACGACCTGGACAAAACCACTCTACCTGCCAGCACGGTCACGCAGTAA